Proteins from a genomic interval of Limisphaera ngatamarikiensis:
- a CDS encoding (2Fe-2S)-binding protein encodes MKEFDTPASSRLSRRDFFKGLGTTALAAAATQAESVAQELQKLNAEKVLGPGPVPITLKVNGKTHQLQLEPRVTLLDALRNHLGLTGPKEGCDRASCGACTVWLDGMTIYACQKLAIDAQGHEITTVEGLTPDGRLTPVQRAFVERDALQCGYCTPGFVMSVSALLRKNPRPTADDVRHFCAGNLCRCGTHPRILEAALVAAGLPPVTTTRTEVINHV; translated from the coding sequence ATGAAAGAATTCGACACACCCGCCAGCAGCCGGCTTTCCCGCCGTGACTTTTTCAAAGGTTTGGGTACGACCGCCCTGGCAGCGGCCGCCACCCAGGCCGAATCAGTCGCCCAAGAACTGCAAAAACTCAACGCGGAAAAGGTCCTTGGACCCGGTCCGGTTCCCATTACGCTCAAGGTCAACGGCAAAACCCATCAACTGCAGCTCGAGCCCCGCGTCACGTTGCTCGACGCCCTGCGAAATCATCTCGGCCTGACCGGCCCGAAGGAGGGCTGCGACCGGGCCTCGTGCGGCGCTTGCACCGTCTGGCTCGACGGCATGACGATTTACGCCTGCCAGAAACTGGCGATCGATGCCCAGGGCCACGAAATCACCACCGTGGAAGGCCTCACCCCGGATGGACGGTTGACCCCGGTCCAACGGGCCTTCGTGGAACGTGACGCCCTGCAATGTGGCTACTGTACCCCCGGCTTCGTCATGAGCGTGTCGGCTTTGTTGCGGAAAAACCCGAGACCCACCGCGGACGACGTGCGTCATTTCTGCGCCGGCAACCTCTGCCGGTGCGGTACACATCCGCGGATCCTGGAGGCTGCCCTGGTCGCGGCAGGCCTGCCGCCCGTTACCACCACCCGCACGGAGGTGATCAACCATGTCTGA